ATAAATCCGGGCGTTGCTGGCCCAGTGGGCAGACACGATAATGACGAAAAAGTACTCTTCCTACTCCCAAACCGAGCCAACCCATCTGGAGCATCTCTCTCCAGTCACCTCCAGGAGAAACTCCTTGGAGGAACCCCCACTTAGAAAATTCGACGACATTGTAGCCTTTGAGCAGTATCTCAAGGACGAGACCTGGGATAATGAGTTCGACTATTTCCACCTCAAGGTGAACTACCTGCCCCCATTTGTTCTCCACAGCATCCACGACAACCCGGAGAAGATCAAACCCACCATGAACTCGCGCTCGCGCAAGTTTGTTAGACACCTGGGCCACCACATCAAGAGACACTTGCTCTCGGAGATCAATTATTACACGGGTGTAAACTACAACTTCGAGAAGGCAGTTGTCGAGCACAGGCCGGACGGAAGCATTCTGTTCCATCTGCATGACTACTCGGACCACGGTTACGGCGAGGAGACCGACAAGTACAACAGACACTGGAAGGTGGATCTGGACGTGATGTGCAACCCTGAAAATCCTTACGTGGAGGTTGACATGAAAAGCGTCCCCGTGTAACGAGGTAAACGATATAATGATTGAATGAATCTGTTTATGATACTACACCTCGACAGATTTGACGTGGTGGTGCGCAAGCTTGTTTTCGTGGACCTCGCTCGAGGTGCCCGTGCCGACCACGCCTGTTCCGCCATTGTACGACACGCCGGAGTCCTTTCTGTCCCTAACGTATTCTTCCAGCCCGCCGTCGTACTCGGCCATCTCGTAGAAGTCCATGCCCATTtcctcggcctcctcgatgCCCTTGAGCTTGCAGCCGGGGATTTTGTCCACAAGGAAGCAGATTGCGTAGGTGGCCACGAAACTCCACACGGTGATGCTGATCCAGCCAGCAAACTGGTAGCCCATCTGCTTCCAGTGGTGGTAAATCCATCCGCCGGGAATTTCGGTCACTCCGTCCAAACCGGCCACGTACGGCGAGGCAAACACTCCCAGACACATCGATCCGAGAATGCCGCCAATTCCGTGCACGACGAACGAGCGCGTGGTGTCGTCGATGCCCAGCCACTCGTTAACGTTGTACAGCAGGCGGCAGCACGCAGCAACGAAGGCAGACGTGATAAACGACCAGTACGGGGTGTAGAAGCCGCAGCTCGGGGTGATGTTGACGAGTCCGACAACGGCGCCTTCGCATGCGGCTGCCAGACTCCACTTACGCTCGAACATGAAGTCGACCAAGGTAAACACGAAACTGGCCACCGATGCGGCGATCTGCGTGTTAGCCATGATGTAGCCGGTTCTCGTGTTGACGGCAAGCAAGGTACCCGAGTTGAAGCACAGCCACGTGCACCAGATGATGGACACGCCGATAAAGGTGGCCACCATGTTCTGAGGCTTGTAGTCCTTGTTGGTGGACGGGTTTTTCCAATACTTGCGCTTGCCGATAAAGTACGAGAATGCGAGCGACGAGACGCCCGAGGCTATGTGGACAGGGCCGCCGCCGGCGAAGTCGAGTGCGCCCAGGTTATACAGCCAGCCGTTGGTCGACCATGTGGAATATGCGAACGGGCAGTAACAGACTGTGCACCAAAGGAACCCGACCACGAGCGAGGGAACAATTCTGGCACGTTCAGCAATGGCCCCGACAAAGATTTGCACGGTGGCAATCGggaaaaacacagaaaacgTAAAGTAGATGATCGAAGGGATGGTGCCGCCCTCGATGAACGGTCCGGCGCCGAGTTTAGCGAGCGCCCCGAGCGAAAAGTTACCGCACACGTGTGACGGAGAAACTGAGACCGCGAGCGAATAGCCAAACAAGAACCATTGGATTGTGATGGTGCAGGTCACCATGTAAGACTGGAACAGCATCTGGAtgatgtttttcttcttgagtAAACCGCCGTAGAACAGGCCAATGCCTGGCGTGAGAATCATGACTCCCACGGTACAGAACATCACGTAGCCCATGTCTGCTGCCACGTAGGTGGACGTGTCTTCGGCGAGGGTTTCGAGCGAGTCGCGCTTGGCTGCCATGAGCAGCTGGGCCGAGCCGAGCCCCGAGTTTGCGTATCCTCCCATTCTGGCTCGCACCGGGAGCGAGACACGCGTTATATATGGAAGGACCCTACGAGTCTGTGATAGACGGACTGCATTATCTTATCGAAAATTAGTTCTTGTCGAACCGCAAACGTAGATGACAGAtgtgcaatttttttctacTTTAGGATAATGGAAAGCCATTGGAAAAACCGCTACTGAAAAGTCTGCGGCCCACGACCGTGAATTCTATAGATAAGATCTACAGCGAATGAAGTTGCACGTCAAATCCAGATTGCAAAGACCGGAAACCTCGCCAGCTGCCGAACCGAGCGGTGGAACCTTTCGAGAACGCAGCAAGGACCCTGCGCAAATCACAGCTTGAACTCTGTCCAGTCCACGTCCTCAAACTTAAAGTCGACTGCCTGCTGTAGCTCCTCAATGCTCGTCGCGCGTTTGCCATTGGTCAGCTCGCGGTATTTGAGATACGcctccttcatcttcacGGCCGACGCACGGTACAAAATATCCTCGTGGCTCCATTCACAGGGAACCAGCCCGTTCTGCCAGTCAGGCGTTGAATACACGTGCTGGTTCAGCTCATGTGCATAATGAACGTCGTCGGGATACATCAGATTATGGAACTTGGGCGAGTCGCCACGCAACTTGACGGTGTTCTCCTCGTCAGCCTTCATCTCTTCGATGCTGGGTAATGCCAGCTTGCCCTGGAAAATCTTGGACAGCCAGATCGCCTGTGCCTCCCCCACTCTGGTGGGTAGAATGTACCTTGGTGTGGCGATGAAGGCGAGCCCGGGGAAATTGTAGCTGACACATTGCTTATATAAGCCATGGAGTCTGAGGCCGTCGGTGACTACTGGGGTGGACgttttgttgatctcgtcgagGAACGGGTAATGTCTTAGGAATCCGGTGGCGAACAGGACGTGGCCGACGTTCTCGAGCACTGACCCATCGGTGAACCTGACCGACTTTGTTTCTGGCTCGAAACGGTCGATGTCCGGCACGGTTTTGATGTAATCGCTGCTTCCGCCAGGGAGCATTGCCTGCGATCTGGCGCTCTTGTAAACGTTGCGCTGCAATATTATTGCTGTCTGGTACGCAAGGTCCAGTGCCGACGCGGAATTGCCCACAATCAGTAGGTTCCCTGGGACGTCCGCAAACTGTCGCGGGTGTCTGAAGTGTTTTGAGTGCGACACAGATCCGGGATATTTGGACGTCCATTCGGCAAGTCCTTTCTTCTCCGGTACGTACGGCAGCTCGTAGTGGCCTGAGGCGACCAGCACGGCGTCGAAATGGTCGGTTTGGTCAGGAAACGCGGCCGAATATTTTAGTCCACCTTGCGTCTCGTCGCAGACGGGACGATGTGTAACCtgccattttttttcctcgttGGGCCGGTACCTCACAGAAACGACGTTTGTGTTGAAACTGATGTGAGGCTCTGCGTCCTTGGCGTACTCCTTAAAATAGTCCAGCACCTGCTGTTTGGTAGGAAATAGCGGTGTGTCTTTCGGGAACGGGAAGCCACTGTACTCCATGATCTGACGGGGCACGTTTGTatcgagcagctcgtagaTGGCGCTGGGCCAGACGTACTGGTTTGCGCCCAGCTTGCAGGGCTTGACGAGATCTGGGCTGTGCGGATCGAGGGACGGGCCTGCGACAGGCTCTGGCCCGGCATGAGAGTCGTGGTAGTTCCAGAGCCCGCCAGAGCCTGCCCGCCTCTCGTACCCGCGCACACAATCGAAGGCCGATTCTTTTAAAAGCGCCTTGATTGCAGCTGCACCACAAGGCCCGCCTCCTATAACTGCGATGGACTTGACCAATCCTATGTTGAGGCTTGTCatgaaaagaaagaagcaaCAGGTGCAGAGATGTGCGAGGACGAATCAAACGGTTGCAAAAAGAAACTTCTGGAGCACCAGACAATAGGTCATTAGGCGGAATTCCGCAGACGGAGTTCCACGGTTTTTTTACTTGTTCCAGCGGGCAGCTTCGGGGTGGCAGAActctctttctttttccGTGACACCCCCACAAACGGATTTCCTAACCTAAAAATATGTGTGAGAGACTTCTGCACTCCTCAGAGTATAAAAGCCAGCCTTTTCCCTCCTCCTGAGCTCCATACAATCCACAAAACATGGCTGACATCGTCCCAACCTTCAGACTAGACAACGAACTCACAGTCGTCACCGGTGCTTCCGGTGGACTGTCCAACGCCATCATCAAGGGCCTTCTTGCTTATGGCTCCGAACTTGCCCTGCTCGATATGAACTTGGAAAGAACAAAGGAAACTCAAGCAgagctcttcaaattcTGCGTTGAGGAActcaagatcaaggaaGACCTCGTGCCAAAGATGCACTCGTACGTTTGCGACATTAGCGACGCTGAGCACGTGAACGAGGTCTTTGCTCAAATATACGCTGACTTCGGAAAGTACCCGCTACATCTCGTCAACACCGCTGGTTATTGCGAGAATTTCCCAGCCGAGCAATACCCAGCTAAGAACGCCGAAaagcttctcaaggtcAACCTTTTGGGCGCCTTGTACGTTGCACAAGCATTCGCCAAGCCACTTATCGACAACAACATCAAGGGAGGCTCTATCGTGATGATCGGATCCATGTCCGGAGAAATCGTCAACGACCCACAACCGCAAGTCGCCTACAACATGTCCAAAGCCGGTGTGATTCACATGGTCAAGTCTCTCGCCGCCGAATGGGCCAAATACAGCATCAGAGTGAATACTTTGTCGCCAGGATACATCCTTACACCGCTCACAAAGAACGTTATTAACGGTAATAACGAAATGTACCAGAGATGGCTTTCGCTGACCCCAATGGGCCGTCTTTCGGAAGCTAAGGAATTCACCGGCACGGTTCTCTACTTGCTCTCCAACTCCGCTTCTTCATACACGACGGGAGCAAACATTACTGTTGACGGTGGTTTCACTTGCTGGTAAACTGGTTCCTCGCATCGAGTAAACTTAATTAATATGGGATAGAATGTATTCGGTTGATTTTCGATTTACGCGTAATTTTCTGGAttgaagctgctgccaacgTAGGTCCATCCCCCAAACTGTTTCTGAACGCTTTCACTCAAGAAATCGTCCACCACGGAATCCATCGGACGCTCGTCCGTGAACTCTGACGAGATGTTGCTCACATCTGCCGAGTCTTGCACTTGCGGCTTGAATGGGGGAATGTAACCCTTGTGGCTGAGCTTGTACCAGTCGATGTCCTTGAAGAATTGATGgtttttgatctcctccaCGCCGTGGTAGCCGAGTCTCTTTTTCGGGTCTCTGTTGAGAAGTCTAGTGATCAGGTCTTTAGTGTCGGGGTCGAACTCGGCCGGGAACACGAGCGGGTCGTTCAGGATCTTTCTGTACATGGTGTTGACGTCTTCGTCATAGAATGGAGGCAAGCTGGTGAGCATTTCGTATAATAGAACACCCAAAGTCCAGAAGTCCACGACCCTGGTGTACCCCTTGCCCATGAGCAGCTCGGGAGCAAGGTACTCTGGAGTTCCGCAGAAGGTGTTTGTTTTTTGGTCAAGCTGCATGTTGATTTTGCACAGACCAAAATCGCAGAGAGCAATGTGGCCCTGGTAGTCGAGCAGAATATTTTCTGGCTTCAAGTCTCTGTAGATGATGTTCATAGAATGCAGATTTTCCACGGCCGAAAGCAGCTCGCAAATGTAGAACTTTGCGCGGATCAGTGGGAATCGTCTCGCCTTCTGCAAATGGTAGAACAATTCTCCGCCGTTAATGAACGATAGCACCAGGTAcaatttttctgcagaCTGGAACGCGAATTTCAGCGGAACGATAAAGGGTGAGGTGACTCTGCTTAGAACAAATTTCTCGGCCAGAGTGTGCGTCACCTCCATCTTGTTCACAATGTGGGATTTTCTAATCGATTTTAAAGCGTAAATCTTGCCTGTGTCTTTCTTTCTGACCTGCATCACCTTTCCGAACGAGCCCTTACCGATCACCTTGAGGAGGTCAaagtcgtcgatcgacAGACTCTTCTTAGAGGACATCGACAGTGGCTTAAAGTCCAGCGTGATACTGACCGCTCCGGGTAGGTCCTGGTCTGTGTAGGGGTTGCGCAGTTTTTTCCACTCGTGGTTCAGAATACGTATTTGAGATGCCTCCTGTTGTAGAGCAGACGAGCTAATAGGATACTGGAATGACCCCAGCAAGCAGTCTTCCTGTCTTTCTGACTCCAGGAGAGATCCCGGCACCCGGACATACACCTGGACACTCAAAATGGCCGTGTTTGGTGACGTCACATCGAAAGTGGTGACACTATTGAATTTCGTATTGCTAATGGTGTTTCCGATGGAGTTAATGCGTTCACTGCTGTTCTCTATTTCTACAACCGCGTAGACCAGACTGTAGTTTGTGACCATGTTTTTCGTGGTGTCTCCGGAGTTTATGCTCAACGTGGAGGGAAGGTAGTACGAGATGTTTGagttcttgatctcgtccatTGTTTCGCTCAGCGCCTCTATACGTCtaatcagctcgtcctcgttcagaTTCGTGCCCATGTTGGCCAATCTGGTCAGAATCGGTTTTGTGATTCTAAGTGGAATTGGTATCTGCAGGTCCTTGGAGGAGTAGATCTTGACCGTGAGAAGTCCCGGGCGCAGCTTCACAGGCTCGGAaacctctttttccagaaccGGGTCGGTGCTCCCGAGATCTTTGGTGATAACTTGGGGCGTTTGTGAGTCCAGATTCAGATTTCCAACGCCCGACGCGACGTCGTTGATCAACGTCTTTCGGGAGTCTCGGAACTCATCCTCTGTGTGCGATGCTCCTGTATCAGTGGAGGGGGTCGTCTTCAGACTTGAGCCACTGGAAGCTTGTTGAGTCTTGTGCGACTTGTTAAACAGCTTCTTCCAGTTGGACATGGTggcaaacagaaaaaaaaataaagccAAATGAATTAAATTAGATAATTAAAAGTTGGGGAACTAAatgctcaagctcaattaTAAGGCCATAGAGTTTGAATTGAATGTGCAGCTTGCAGAGCTGTCCAACATCCCACAGCTGGACCACGTGTCATGCTTTTACATCCAGACAATCTCGAACAGCCGGCTCACTGGCAAGCACCAGTACCATCATAGACACGCAGTTCAATCGGCGGAGCGTCCGGTTGAAAACCACAAGTCTgtgttcaacaacgagctAATCCGGGCCAAACTGAAGCTCTATGCCAATCCAAAGGAATCCTTTACGCTCTCCGATAAATGGCTATACATTACGTTTTTCATTCACGATACGCATACTagcaagaaaaataagCTTGGCACTCTTGAGCTCAATTTGACGGAATATGCCAACGACCGCGAGCCTAAAAATCTACGCTATCTCCTCAAAGACTCAAAGACAAACGCGATTCTGCGCTTGTCAGTATACATGAAACATCTCGACAGTGCCCAAGATTATCATTATAATGTCCCAAAAAGAAGCACACAGCAGATATACACGGGTCTAAAAGACTCGATTGAGGATTCCAAGAAGGAGTTCCCGGATCCGGAGAAGCACAAAAACGACTCCGAGATGATTCTTAacgacatcatcaacaaaacGTTCAAGTTCAGCTGGCAGTTCAACGGTGTCAATTACGACGAATACACGCCTATCGAGTGCGTTAGGGATATCACGCAGCACAACGGAAACGGCTGGAAACGGAACGAGTTCGGCGTCCCGTACATCGACACCGTGCAACACGATTACACCACGCGCAAGAAAACCGGCCATGGACCCCTGCAGGAGTCAGACTACCGGTCAGATCTGCGCAGCTGGCATCTTGAAAGCTAGACGGCGCGCTCTATGCCATCGTCGCTGTCCTCCGAAAGGTCGAAGTCCTCGTATCCGCTCAAAATatcgtcgtcctccacGCCCAGATCGAACTCGGAGTCTTCCGGCTCTGCAATATCCATTTCGCTGAGTTCCACCTCGCTGGCACCCAGGTCCATCGACCTTGCTCGCTTGTACCGTCCCCGCGTCACATATGGCCAGTGGATGCCGCCTGCGCGACCATGTATGTATTTTCTCACCAATGACGAAACAAACAGCACGATTTCGTTAATGAGACGTAGCACACGCGATTTGTTCGCAATGACGAAAATCAAGCCAACCAACACTATCAACACAACTATCCACGAGTGCGCTTTAAAAATCGATTTATGGtcgatttcctcaacaacGTCGTCGTTTTCGTAATCTTCTCCTTGTTTGAGGTCTCGGAGGAAGCCTGGCTCTTGATATGAGTCGAAAATCTCATAAACAGGACGCAGAGGCACCCCGTCCACCTCTGAGCCACGAACAAACACTCCAGGAGCAGAGTTGCGGGAGTACCCCACCTTGTCGCGTTTGCCGTCGTCCACGTAATTATGGACATAGTTTTGCACCTCAATCAGACTTTCATCGCTAGCATAAAGCACGGCCCGCCCCAGTGTCCACGTAAATGCCGACCCGTTAACGTTGTCATTGACGGTGAAATGCGATCGCGTACGGTTTAAGCCAAACCCGTTGTGGAGGAGGTTCATTAAATACGTGCTTTTGAAACAcagctcctcaagctcTGATTTTCCAAGGTCTTTGTACTCTTTTAGCTGGTTCCAGTTCAAAGAACATATTTTCTCCGTTTCCTGCACCATTTTGTCGTATGCGTAAATCTTTCCATAATTCTCTTCTTTGTCGTTGtagttgagcagcttggaaaCAGTGTCCCAGTATCCGGAGACTCCATAAAAATTATCAGAATTCAAATTAAAGTCCGGGTTTGTGTTGCTCAGCAGACAGCTCGATACCTCTTGTTTGTCCCCACATTTGTTGGCTATTAGTTGGTAGACGTTCTCATTGCATTGTTCATAATTTCCTGTTCCTTTCACCTCAATCTCCATGCCGTCGAGTTGCACGGTCTGGTGTCTCTTTGCAGCAAGACATGGGTCTTCCACGTACTCCTTCCCGTCCTCCCGCTTGCGTTCAAGACCGCGCAAATACTTTAGCCGCATTTGCGAAAGACCATATCCGAGAAATGAGTCCGAGTAGACGTTATATCTCAAATTCGTGACCTCTTGGCCCATCGTGGCCAGCtttaaattaattaattgATTGTAATGCTCTTTCGTCTCTTTCTCGTTAGGCTCAAACGAGATTTGTGTGGATGCGCCGCCCATGTCCAGTAGGCCTGCAGAGCTCCTGTTGACGGCTAAGGTACCGGTCAGATAATTGAGGGCAATCCAACCGAAAAGTCCTTCGACATCACCGTCAATAATATTTATATGGCTCGCGCAGTCTGGGAGGTAGAAATTGGTTTCTTGTTGCAGATACGAACACACATTGTCCAGaatctcctgctgctcgttggGTTTTAGAAGCCTCATGCCAGCAGTAGCATGGAGAAATATGGGCGTTCGATAATGCTGCTCAATGGGAATTATGTCGTAAACCTTCTTGAGAAGGTAATTGAGGTATTTTGGTCCTATATGGGCAGAGTTCTCATGAAACACGCTAATACCTGGATGGATTTTCTTGTGCCATTTACTGCCTGTCTGAACCTGAGGAAGATCGGACGGATCTAGCTCGATCCTTTTTAGCAGCTTAACATGATCGTCAGGCACGCGCAAAATGTTATTGGCAAGTAGGTACTGCGAGGAAAGCCAGTAGTACACGTAGGCACGTGACCCTTTTGACCCGGCGTCTATAACTATCAGGTAATTGTAAGGTATGCCGTTCTCGTCAGTAACGCTTCCTTTAGCCATGCAATTaaacaaagaaaaatatatcGGTGTCAAGTGTGCGATGTCCTAGTCGGGTGCAAGGGTGTGCACGGATAAGATGCTGTCAATATCCGTCGCAACATGCTCGCACAAGTGGTCGACAATATGATCAGCAGCCATAACACGGCGCTTACCTCCAACTTTGGGCCGCAGTTGAGACCAAAAACAACATTTCCGATCGTCCTCCGAATTGCAAGCAATCACAGGCCTTAATTTTGTCATCACCATCAGGGCTCGTAacacccttatatattTCCTCATCCCCGGACAAAAGTTGAGAAACACACCATGCTGAAAGTTGGATTACGCGCAAAACCTTCTACTGCCTTCAGACCCCTCGCCGTCCGCGGCTTCATCAAGACCATCCCACAGCCTCCTGGAAATATTGTGGGAACCGTGAATGACGCCTACGTTCCTCCACCCCCACACAAGTTGCACGGATCGCTCCACTGGACAAGCGAGAGAGTTGTTGCTATTGGCATGGCTCCGTTAATCATGACTCCTTTTGTGACGGGAACTTCTTATCCGCTTGTCGACTCTATTATGGGAACTTTGCTCCTTTACCACTGCTATGTCGGATTTGAGAGCTGTATCATTGACTATATTCCATTAAGGGTTTACGGTATCTGGCACAAAGCTGCCATTGGCTTGCTAGGGTTTGGAACTCTGATTGCAGGATATGGCGTCTACATTATCGAGAAAACCGAAAAGGAAGGATTAGTGGGTGTTGTGAAGAAGCTTTGGAAGGCCTGAGAAGCCCGTGGATATTTATATATAATGCATTCGAAATCAACTTTCTAAACGTCGTTTGAGCTTGGAAGTGCTTGCGTCGTTGCCGTAGTTCAACTCCTTTTGAAGCAACTCTATTGTGATCGGTTTGGTGAAGGAAGGCGAGGGATCTCCCTGCACCCATATGTCTCTAGAACTAGCTCTTATGAATTTGACCGTCTGGGCCAGTTCGTCAATTTCGAGCTCTAAAAGCGGACTGCGAGCCAGCACGGCCAGGGTTTTGACTAAGTCATTGTAGTTTAAGTCCAAAAGCATGGATACTTGGTCGAACGTCAGCAGTCCCTGCTTGACGACCGACATCAGCGTCAGTTGGCGCAACTTCAGCAATTGGTTTTCGTCCAGCGGTCCAATCAGCTGCTTGTTCGCTTTGTAGTCCGCAATTGTCCCAAATGCAAATAGCTCGTTCACAGGAGTCGGGGATTCTCTCCATATTTTACCATATTCGTTGAACAAAAGAGAGTAcattaaataaataatttacattcaattatttttcattaCTTGCATTATTCGTACCGCTCGCGTAACTACTCCAGATCCATCTGGTCCAACACATCATCTTCCGCGatttcttctccttcctcctcctcctcattTTCCACCATGTTGACGTCCTTAAAGACGCTCTCACTAGGCATTCTTCTCATTTCTTTCTGT
The sequence above is a segment of the Ogataea parapolymorpha DL-1 chromosome I, whole genome shotgun sequence genome. Coding sequences within it:
- a CDS encoding flavin-containing monooxygenase, whose product is MTSLNIGLVKSIAVIGGGPCGAAAIKALLKESAFDCVRGYERRAGSGGLWNYHDSHAGPEPVAGPSLDPHSPDLVKPCKLGANQYVWPSAIYELLDTNVPRQIMEYSGFPFPKDTPLFPTKQQVLDYFKEYAKDAEPHISFNTNVVSVRYRPNEEKKWQVTHRPVCDETQGGLKYSAAFPDQTDHFDAVLVASGHYELPYVPEKKGLAEWTSKYPGSVSHSKHFRHPRQFADVPGNLLIVGNSASALDLAYQTAIILQRNVYKSARSQAMLPGGSSDYIKTVPDIDRFEPETKSVRFTDGSVLENVGHVLFATGFLRHYPFLDEINKTSTPVVTDGLRLHGLYKQCVSYNFPGLAFIATPRYILPTRVGEAQAIWLSKIFQGKLALPSIEEMKADEENTVKLRGDSPKFHNLMYPDDVHYAHELNQHVYSTPDWQNGLVPCEWSHEDILYRASAVKMKEAYLKYRELTNGKRATSIEELQQAVDFKFEDVDWTEFKL
- a CDS encoding D-arabinitol 2-dehydrogenase [ribulose-forming], producing the protein MADIVPTFRLDNELTVVTGASGGLSNAIIKGLLAYGSELALLDMNLERTKETQAELFKFCVEELKIKEDLVPKMHSYVCDISDAEHVNEVFAQIYADFGKYPLHLVNTAGYCENFPAEQYPAKNAEKLLKVNLLGALYVAQAFAKPLIDNNIKGGSIVMIGSMSGEIVNDPQPQVAYNMSKAGVIHMVKSLAAEWAKYSIRVNTLSPGYILTPLTKNVINGNNEMYQRWLSLTPMGRLSEAKEFTGTVLYLLSNSASSYTTGANITVDGGFTCW
- a CDS encoding protein kinase; its protein translation is MSNWKKLFNKSHKTQQASSGSSLKTTPSTDTGASHTEDEFRDSRKTLINDVASGVGNLNLDSQTPQVITKDLGSTDPVLEKEVSEPVKLRPGLLTVKIYSSKDLQIPIPLRITKPILTRLANMGTNLNEDELIRRIEALSETMDEIKNSNISYYLPSTLSINSGDTTKNMVTNYSLVYAVVEIENSSERINSIGNTISNTKFNSVTTFDVTSPNTAILSVQVYVRVPGSLLESERQEDCLLGSFQYPISSSALQQEASQIRILNHEWKKLRNPYTDQDLPGAVSITLDFKPLSMSSKKSLSIDDFDLLKVIGKGSFGKVMQVRKKDTGKIYALKSIRKSHIVNKMEVTHTLAEKFVLSRVTSPFIVPLKFAFQSAEKLYLVLSFINGGELFYHLQKARRFPLIRAKFYICELLSAVENLHSMNIIYRDLKPENILLDYQGHIALCDFGLCKINMQLDQKTNTFCGTPEYLAPELLMGKGYTRVVDFWTLGVLLYEMLTSLPPFYDEDVNTMYRKILNDPLVFPAEFDPDTKDLITRLLNRDPKKRLGYHGVEEIKNHQFFKDIDWYKLSHKGYIPPFKPQVQDSADVSNISSEFTDERPMDSVVDDFLSESVQKQFGGWTYVGSSFNPENYA
- a CDS encoding Conserved hypothetical membrane protein, which encodes MAKGSVTDENGIPYNYLIVIDAGSKGSRAYVYYWLSSQYLLANNILRVPDDHVKLLKRIELDPSDLPQVQTGSKWHKKIHPGISVFHENSAHIGPKYLNYLLKKVYDIIPIEQHYRTPIFLHATAGMRLLKPNEQQEILDNVCSYLQQETNFYLPDCASHINIIDGDVEGLFGWIALNYLTGTLAVNRSSAGLLDMGGASTQISFEPNEKETKEHYNQLINLKLATMGQEVTNLRYNVYSDSFLGYGLSQMRLKYLRGLERKREDGKEYVEDPCLAAKRHQTVQLDGMEIEVKGTGNYEQCNENVYQLIANKCGDKQEVSSCLLSNTNPDFNLNSDNFYGVSGYWDTVSKLLNYNDKEENYGKIYAYDKMVQETEKICSLNWNQLKEYKDLGKSELEELCFKSTYLMNLLHNGFGLNRTRSHFTVNDNVNGSAFTWTLGRAVLYASDESLIEVQNYVHNYVDDGKRDKVGYSRNSAPGVFVRGSEVDGVPLRPVYEIFDSYQEPGFLRDLKQGEDYENDDVVEEIDHKSIFKAHSWIVVLIVLVGLIFVIANKSRVLRLINEIVLFVSSLVRKYIHGRAGGIHWPYVTRGRYKRARSMDLGASEVELSEMDIAEPEDSEFDLGVEDDDILSGYEDFDLSEDSDDGIERAV
- a CDS encoding Membrane anchor subunit of succinate dehydrogenase (Sdh1p, Sdh2p, Sdh3p, Sdh4p) — encoded protein: MLKVGLRAKPSTAFRPLAVRGFIKTIPQPPGNIVGTVNDAYVPPPPHKLHGSLHWTSERVVAIGMAPLIMTPFVTGTSYPLVDSIMGTLLLYHCYVGFESCIIDYIPLRVYGIWHKAAIGLLGFGTLIAGYGVYIIEKTEKEGLVGVVKKLWKA